DNA from Chitinophaga pendula:
GAAAGATGTTGAAGTTGTAGGTTTTTATGACCCCAGCAATGCCAATGCTGCCGGCGTCAACGAGCAATACAATATTCCACGCTTCACCATGGCGGAAGAGTTGATACAGCAGGTCGATGCTATCGATATTGTATCTCCTACCACCACCCACTTCAATTTATGTGAGCTGGCATTACGCAATGGTAAACACATCTTTGTGGAAAAACCCATGACCAATACCATGGAAGAGGCTAAAACACTGGTTAAGCTGGTGGAAGAAGCCAACATCAAATTCCAGGTAGGCCATGTAGAACGTTTCAACCCGGCATTCCTCGCCCTAAAAGGATACGACCTCAAACCCATGTTCATCGAAGTACACCGCCTGGCCGAGTTCAACCCCAGAGGTACCGACGTCAGCGTGATACTCGATCTCATGATCCATGATATAGATATCGTACTCAGCATCGTCAAATCCAGTATCAGCCGTATCTCCGCCAGTGGCGTAGCCGTAATGAGCGATACCCCCGACATTGCCAACGTACGTATCGAATTCCATAACGGCTGCGTCGCCAACCTGACCTCTAGCCGCATCTCCCTCAAAAAAATGCGCAAAATGCGCCTCTTCCAGAAAGATGCCTATATCGGTATCGACTTCCTGGACAAAAAAACGGAGATCATCAAACTGAAAACACCACAAGACGAAGGCCTATTCACACTCGACATAGATACCAATAGCGGTAAAAAGACCATCGCCATCGACAATCCCGAGATCAAACAGGTCAATGCCATCCGTATGGAACTGGAACTGTTCCGCGACAGCATCCT
Protein-coding regions in this window:
- a CDS encoding Gfo/Idh/MocA family protein; this encodes MLKIGIFGVGHLGKIHLSQLVTMKDVEVVGFYDPSNANAAGVNEQYNIPRFTMAEELIQQVDAIDIVSPTTTHFNLCELALRNGKHIFVEKPMTNTMEEAKTLVKLVEEANIKFQVGHVERFNPAFLALKGYDLKPMFIEVHRLAEFNPRGTDVSVILDLMIHDIDIVLSIVKSSISRISASGVAVMSDTPDIANVRIEFHNGCVANLTSSRISLKKMRKMRLFQKDAYIGIDFLDKKTEIIKLKTPQDEGLFTLDIDTNSGKKTIAIDNPEIKQVNAIRMELELFRDSILQNKPVHVNVIDGFQALEVAHQILQKIGKGQASPAAGK